The proteins below are encoded in one region of Asticcacaulis excentricus CB 48:
- the fusA gene encoding elongation factor G has translation MPRSHKIEDYRNFGIMAHIDAGKTTTTERILYYTGKSHKIGEVHDGAATMDWMEQEQERGITITSAATTAFWQGKRLNIIDTPGHVDFTIEVERSLRVLDGAVAVLDGNAGVEPQTETVWRQADKYNVPRIVFVNKMDKIGADFDKSVESIRDRLGAKAVPIQFPIGSESSLKGLVDVVRMKAVVWDNDGLGASYHDEEIPADLVEKANEARQYLIDNAVELDDEAMEAYLEGNEPSEETLKKCIRKAVLTSAFFPILCGSAFKNKGVQTLLDAVVDYLPSPVDIPATKGIDYKTEEEVTRKASDDEPLSVLAFKIMDDPFVGSLTFCRIYSGKLETGMGLLNSTRDKRERVGRMLLMHSNNREDIKEAYAGDIVALAGLKDTRTGDTLCDPLKSPVILERMEFPAPVIEIAVEPKSKADQEKLGVALSKLAAEDPSFTVSTDHESGQTILKGMGELHLDIKIDILKRTYKVEANIGAPQVAYRESITRKAEIDYTHKKQTGGTGQFARIKLVFEPGEPGTGFVFESAIVGGAVPKEYIPGVTKGLESAKENGLLAGFPLIDFKATLIDGAYHDVDSSVLAFEIASRAAFKELREKGGPKLLEPIMKVEVVTPEEYLGSVIGDLNGRRGMIQGQDMRGNAIVVDAFVPLANMFGYVNTLRGMSQGRAQFTMVYDHYEPVPQHVADEVIKKYA, from the coding sequence ATGCCCCGCAGTCACAAAATCGAGGACTACCGTAACTTTGGTATCATGGCGCACATCGACGCCGGCAAGACCACGACTACGGAACGTATCCTCTACTATACCGGCAAGAGCCACAAGATCGGCGAAGTCCACGATGGCGCTGCCACCATGGACTGGATGGAGCAGGAGCAGGAGCGCGGCATCACCATCACGTCCGCCGCGACGACCGCCTTCTGGCAAGGCAAGCGCCTGAACATCATCGACACGCCGGGCCACGTGGACTTCACCATCGAAGTCGAGCGTTCGCTCCGCGTCCTCGACGGCGCGGTGGCCGTGCTCGACGGTAACGCCGGTGTTGAGCCGCAAACTGAAACCGTCTGGCGTCAGGCCGACAAGTACAACGTGCCGCGTATCGTCTTCGTCAACAAGATGGACAAGATCGGCGCCGACTTCGACAAGTCGGTCGAGTCGATCCGCGACCGTCTGGGCGCCAAGGCTGTGCCGATCCAGTTCCCGATTGGTTCCGAATCCTCACTGAAGGGCCTTGTGGACGTTGTCCGCATGAAGGCCGTGGTGTGGGACAATGATGGCCTGGGCGCGTCGTACCACGACGAAGAAATCCCGGCTGATCTGGTCGAAAAGGCCAACGAAGCCCGTCAGTACCTCATCGACAACGCCGTCGAACTCGACGACGAGGCGATGGAAGCCTATCTCGAAGGCAATGAGCCCTCGGAAGAAACCCTGAAGAAGTGCATCCGTAAGGCGGTTCTGACTTCGGCCTTCTTCCCGATCCTCTGCGGTTCGGCGTTCAAGAACAAGGGCGTTCAGACGCTGCTCGACGCCGTTGTGGACTATCTGCCGTCGCCGGTCGATATCCCCGCGACCAAAGGCATCGACTACAAGACCGAAGAAGAAGTCACCCGTAAGGCCTCGGACGATGAACCCCTCTCGGTTCTGGCGTTCAAGATTATGGACGACCCCTTCGTTGGTTCGCTGACCTTCTGCCGCATCTATTCGGGCAAGCTGGAAACCGGCATGGGCCTGCTCAACTCGACGCGCGACAAGCGTGAGCGTGTTGGCCGTATGCTGCTCATGCACTCCAACAACCGCGAAGACATCAAGGAAGCCTATGCCGGCGACATCGTCGCTCTGGCAGGCCTCAAGGACACCCGCACGGGCGACACGCTCTGCGATCCGCTGAAGTCGCCGGTCATCCTAGAGCGCATGGAATTCCCGGCCCCGGTTATCGAGATTGCCGTCGAACCTAAGTCGAAGGCCGACCAGGAAAAGCTGGGCGTCGCCCTGTCGAAGCTGGCCGCCGAAGACCCCTCCTTCACCGTTTCGACCGACCACGAGTCGGGCCAGACGATCCTGAAGGGCATGGGCGAACTGCACCTCGACATCAAGATCGACATCCTGAAGCGCACCTATAAGGTCGAAGCCAACATCGGCGCGCCGCAGGTGGCCTATCGCGAATCGATCACCCGCAAGGCGGAAATCGACTACACGCACAAGAAGCAAACCGGTGGTACGGGTCAGTTCGCCCGCATCAAGCTGGTGTTCGAACCGGGCGAACCGGGTACGGGCTTCGTGTTCGAGTCGGCCATCGTCGGCGGCGCGGTGCCGAAGGAATATATTCCGGGCGTCACCAAGGGCCTCGAATCGGCCAAGGAAAACGGTCTCCTGGCCGGCTTCCCGCTGATCGACTTCAAGGCGACCCTCATTGACGGCGCCTACCACGACGTTGACTCGTCGGTCCTGGCCTTCGAAATCGCCTCTCGCGCCGCCTTCAAGGAACTGCGCGAAAAGGGCGGCCCGAAGCTGCTTGAGCCGATCATGAAGGTCGAAGTCGTGACTCCGGAAGAGTATCTGGGTTCGGTCATCGGCGACCTCAACGGTCGTCGCGGCATGATCCAGGGTCAGGACATGCGCGGTAACGCCATCGTCGTTGACGCCTTCGTTCCGCTGGCGAACATGTTCGGTTACGTGAATACCCTGCGTGGTATGTCGCAAGGCCGTGCGCAGTTCACCATGGTGTACGACCACTACGAGCCCGTGCCGCAGCACGTCGCCGACGAAGTGATCAAGAAGTACGCCTAA
- the tuf gene encoding elongation factor Tu, with translation MAKEKFNRTKPHCNIGTIGHVDHGKTTLTAAITMTLAKSGGATAKKYEDIDAAPEEKARGITINTAHVEYETENRHYAHVDCPGHADYVKNMITGAAQMDGAILVVSAADGPMPQTREHILLARQVGVPALVVFMNKVDLVDDEELLELVEMEVRELLSSYQFPGDDIPITKGSAKAATDGVNPEIGETQILALMKTVDEYIPQPARPVDQPFLMPVEDVFSISGRGTVVTGRVERGIVKVGEEVEIVGIRPVQKTTCTGVEMFRKLLDQGEAGDNVGVLLRGTKREDVERGQVLCKPGSITPHTKFVAEAYILTKEEGGRHTPFFTNYRPQFYFRTTDVTGIVTLKEGVEMIMPGDNAELNVELITPIAMEEKLRFAIREGGRTVGAGVVAKILA, from the coding sequence ATGGCCAAGGAAAAATTTAACCGCACGAAGCCGCACTGCAACATCGGCACCATTGGTCACGTTGACCACGGCAAGACCACCCTGACCGCCGCGATCACGATGACGCTGGCTAAGTCGGGCGGCGCTACCGCCAAGAAGTACGAAGACATCGACGCCGCTCCGGAAGAAAAGGCCCGCGGCATCACGATCAACACGGCCCACGTTGAGTATGAGACGGAAAACCGTCACTACGCTCACGTTGACTGCCCTGGTCACGCCGACTACGTGAAGAACATGATCACCGGTGCCGCTCAGATGGACGGCGCTATCCTGGTTGTGTCGGCCGCTGACGGCCCGATGCCGCAAACCCGTGAACACATCCTGCTCGCCCGTCAGGTTGGCGTGCCGGCTCTGGTCGTGTTCATGAACAAGGTTGACCTGGTTGACGACGAAGAGCTGCTTGAGCTCGTCGAAATGGAAGTTCGTGAACTTCTGTCGTCCTATCAGTTCCCCGGCGACGATATCCCCATCACCAAGGGTTCGGCCAAGGCCGCGACCGATGGCGTGAACCCGGAAATCGGCGAAACCCAGATCCTCGCTCTGATGAAGACCGTGGACGAGTACATTCCGCAGCCGGCCCGCCCGGTTGACCAGCCCTTCCTGATGCCGGTCGAAGACGTGTTCTCGATCTCTGGCCGTGGTACGGTTGTGACCGGCCGCGTCGAGCGCGGTATCGTGAAGGTCGGTGAAGAAGTCGAAATCGTCGGCATCCGTCCGGTTCAGAAGACGACCTGCACGGGCGTCGAAATGTTCCGCAAGCTGCTCGATCAGGGTGAAGCCGGTGACAACGTCGGCGTTCTGCTGCGCGGCACGAAGCGTGAAGACGTTGAGCGTGGTCAAGTTCTCTGCAAGCCGGGCTCGATCACGCCGCACACCAAGTTCGTTGCCGAAGCCTACATCCTGACGAAGGAAGAAGGCGGCCGTCACACGCCGTTCTTCACCAACTATCGTCCGCAGTTCTACTTCCGCACGACCGACGTGACCGGCATCGTGACGCTGAAGGAAGGCGTTGAGATGATCATGCCGGGCGACAATGCCGAGCTGAACGTCGAACTGATCACCCCGATCGCCATGGAAGAGAAGCTCCGCTTCGCTATCCGTGAAGGTGGCCGCACCGTCGGCGCCGGCGTTGTGGCGAAGATCCTTGCTTAA
- a CDS encoding AraC family transcriptional regulator, with the protein MTDQSRMPPSLDYVARIERVLKHLEATDLTEAPDLDKMAGIAALSPFHFHRVYRLMTGETPAETIRRIRLARAVPALKQSVELATEASGYATSQAFARALKAETGHTASEIRRSVPLRESLEHRLRHPATAETPLGIEIVAADPLTLTALRNTGAYPELNAVYQRLFDLVFSQLSMEHLAGLYGYQHDDPRHTAPEACRAEVAVDVGGKAELTEDLYHIVVPSGLYARLRHLGDYDAIQPAMDTLYLAVIDAGYALADQPLHLHFLDDPEEVATADLRCDLFLPLSINPLA; encoded by the coding sequence ATGACCGATCAATCTCGGATGCCCCCCTCTCTGGATTATGTCGCCCGCATCGAACGGGTGCTAAAGCACCTCGAAGCCACTGACCTAACCGAGGCCCCGGACCTCGATAAAATGGCCGGTATTGCGGCCCTGTCGCCCTTTCATTTTCACCGCGTCTACCGACTCATGACGGGTGAGACGCCGGCAGAAACAATCCGGCGTATCCGGCTGGCGCGGGCGGTTCCGGCGCTCAAGCAGTCCGTCGAACTCGCTACAGAAGCGTCAGGCTACGCCACCTCACAAGCCTTTGCCCGTGCGCTGAAAGCCGAAACGGGTCACACCGCCAGCGAGATACGCCGCTCCGTCCCCCTGCGCGAGAGCCTGGAACATCGGCTGCGGCACCCGGCGACTGCCGAAACGCCCCTTGGTATTGAGATTGTTGCGGCCGACCCCCTGACGCTCACCGCTCTGCGCAACACCGGGGCCTATCCGGAACTGAACGCCGTCTATCAGCGTTTGTTCGATCTAGTGTTCTCGCAATTGTCTATGGAACACCTTGCCGGCCTTTACGGCTATCAGCACGATGACCCGCGGCACACGGCCCCCGAAGCGTGTCGCGCCGAAGTCGCCGTCGATGTCGGGGGCAAGGCAGAACTGACTGAAGACCTTTATCACATCGTCGTGCCCAGTGGCCTCTATGCCCGTCTGCGTCACCTGGGCGATTATGATGCGATCCAGCCGGCGATGGATACGCTCTACCTCGCCGTTATAGATGCCGGTTACGCACTTGCCGATCAGCCGTTGCACCTGCATTTCCTCGATGACCCGGAAGAGGTCGCGACGGCGGATTTACGCTGCGATCTGTTCCTGCCACTCTCTATTAACCCTTTGGCTTAG
- a CDS encoding GNAT family N-acetyltransferase: MARLTRVESVAPEALTPEDIVAWEGFTSRRSDLIGPYFDVRYVMAIGQSVPDAHIARLYDEQGQIAGYLPYQVRGRTLQPLGAPLTDYYGVIADTGFVMDYPLLLRSLKAHRLEFMGWVGEMTADNVHARTIQAITQIADLSEGYDAYLARQKAQHHKFYKNVGRCQRNVEKDFGGFAFSFERVTPDLLQWVIDQKRQQYSRSGMHDVFGCGWTLNLLGQLAKRQDEGFGLRVGVFRDVRGPEPVLVAAEICLMRDTCLHFWFPAYAESYCRYSPGILLSLRIMRHVAEMGVTQIDFGAGGECYKHTLTSPARVCLEGTIESRTSLMTVLVDALVALSPAAREKLGRLRLSLQRRLRTIRACETEPKGKRDAFQALFRRGISRLRTPTPAANDIAA, from the coding sequence ATGGCCAGACTGACACGCGTCGAAAGCGTAGCGCCCGAAGCGCTAACGCCCGAAGATATCGTAGCCTGGGAAGGGTTTACCTCGCGGCGGTCTGATCTGATCGGACCTTATTTTGACGTGCGCTACGTCATGGCCATCGGTCAGAGCGTCCCGGATGCTCACATTGCGCGTCTTTATGATGAGCAGGGGCAGATTGCCGGCTATCTGCCTTATCAGGTGCGAGGTCGCACGCTTCAGCCGCTGGGCGCGCCCCTGACCGACTATTATGGTGTCATTGCCGATACCGGCTTTGTCATGGACTACCCTCTGCTGCTGCGCAGTCTTAAGGCGCACCGCCTTGAATTCATGGGCTGGGTAGGGGAGATGACGGCGGACAATGTCCATGCCCGCACCATTCAGGCGATCACGCAGATTGCCGACCTGAGCGAGGGCTATGACGCCTATCTGGCACGCCAGAAAGCGCAGCATCACAAGTTTTATAAAAATGTCGGCCGTTGTCAGCGCAATGTTGAAAAGGACTTCGGCGGCTTCGCCTTCAGCTTTGAACGCGTCACGCCCGATTTGCTGCAATGGGTCATCGACCAGAAGCGCCAGCAGTACAGCCGTTCTGGCATGCACGATGTTTTCGGCTGCGGCTGGACGCTCAATCTCCTGGGCCAGCTCGCCAAACGTCAGGACGAGGGTTTCGGGCTGAGGGTAGGAGTGTTCCGTGATGTCAGAGGCCCCGAACCGGTGCTCGTGGCGGCGGAGATATGCCTGATGCGCGACACCTGTCTGCACTTCTGGTTCCCGGCCTATGCCGAAAGCTATTGTCGCTACAGTCCCGGCATCCTCCTGTCGTTGCGCATTATGCGGCACGTGGCGGAGATGGGCGTGACCCAGATTGATTTCGGCGCGGGTGGCGAATGCTACAAACACACCCTGACCTCTCCGGCGCGGGTGTGTCTGGAAGGGACCATCGAGTCTCGCACCAGCCTGATGACTGTATTGGTTGACGCCTTGGTCGCGTTGTCGCCCGCCGCCCGTGAAAAGCTGGGGAGGCTGCGTCTCAGCCTGCAACGTCGCCTGCGCACCATTCGCGCCTGTGAAACCGAACCGAAGGGCAAGCGTGACGCTTTTCAGGCTCTGTTTCGTCGCGGTATAAGCCGCTTACGCACCCCGACACCCGCCGCCAACGATATAGCGGCTTAA
- the rpsJ gene encoding 30S ribosomal protein S10: protein MDRQNIRIRLKAFDHRVLDHSTREIVNTAKRTGATVRGPIPLPTLIERFTVNRSPHVDKKSREQFEIRTHKRVLDIVDPTPQTVDALMKLDLSAGVDVEIKI, encoded by the coding sequence ATGGATCGTCAGAATATCCGCATCAGGCTCAAGGCCTTCGATCACCGCGTGCTGGACCATTCCACACGTGAAATCGTGAACACGGCCAAGCGCACCGGTGCTACCGTCCGGGGGCCGATCCCCCTGCCGACGCTGATTGAGCGCTTCACCGTGAACCGTTCGCCGCACGTCGATAAGAAGTCCCGTGAACAGTTCGAAATCCGCACGCACAAGCGCGTGCTGGACATCGTCGATCCCACCCCGCAGACCGTTGACGCGCTGATGAAGCTCGACCTGTCCGCCGGTGTGGACGTCGAGATCAAGATTTAA
- the rplC gene encoding 50S ribosomal protein L3 gives MRTGLLAKKLGMTRYFDAQGQHVPVTVLSLEGCQVVAQRTKDKDGYTALQLGAGTRKAKNVSKPERERFAKAQVEPKAILSEFRVSEDALVEVGAEFSADHFVEGQRVDIQGTTIGKGFAGAMKRWNFGGMRATHGVSVSHRAHGSTGNRQDPGRTFPGKKMAGHYGVETVTTLNLEVVRIDAERGLIFIRGAVPGAEGSFVKIRDAVKKSAPQALPFPAGLKKAAAAPAQAEEAPAQEEGAE, from the coding sequence ATGAGAACAGGTCTCCTCGCTAAAAAGCTCGGCATGACGCGTTATTTCGACGCGCAAGGCCAGCACGTCCCCGTTACCGTTCTTTCGCTCGAAGGCTGCCAGGTTGTGGCCCAGCGCACGAAGGACAAGGACGGCTACACCGCCCTGCAACTGGGTGCCGGCACTCGCAAGGCCAAGAACGTTTCCAAACCTGAGCGTGAGCGCTTCGCCAAGGCTCAGGTTGAGCCCAAGGCCATCCTGTCTGAGTTCCGCGTCTCCGAAGACGCCCTTGTCGAAGTCGGCGCTGAATTCTCGGCCGATCACTTCGTCGAAGGTCAGCGCGTTGACATTCAGGGCACGACGATCGGTAAGGGTTTTGCCGGTGCCATGAAGCGCTGGAACTTCGGCGGTATGCGCGCCACCCACGGTGTGTCGGTCTCGCACCGCGCCCACGGTTCGACGGGTAACCGTCAGGACCCAGGCCGCACCTTCCCCGGCAAGAAGATGGCCGGTCACTATGGTGTGGAAACTGTCACGACGCTCAACCTCGAAGTCGTTCGCATCGACGCCGAGCGCGGTCTGATCTTCATCCGTGGCGCTGTGCCCGGTGCGGAAGGCTCGTTCGTCAAGATCCGCGACGCCGTGAAGAAGTCGGCCCCGCAGGCTCTGCCGTTCCCGGCCGGCCTCAAGAAGGCCGCTGCCGCTCCGGCTCAAGCTGAGGAAGCGCCCGCTCAAGAAGAGGGTGCTGAATAA
- the rplD gene encoding 50S ribosomal protein L4: MKLDVITLDNGTAGSVDVSDAVFGLEEIRNDILARVVNWQLAKRRAGTHKVQTRNENSRTGKKMYKQKGSGGARHGSRRAPQFVGGSRAFGPVVRSHAFDLQKKVRALGLRHALSSKAKAGALIVLDQATLDSAKTAALRAKFETLGLKNALIIAGPEVDTNFALASRNIPNIDVLPSAGLNVYDVLRRHTLVLTKSAVEAIEARFKVEA; this comes from the coding sequence ATGAAACTCGACGTTATCACTCTCGACAACGGCACGGCCGGTTCGGTTGACGTCTCTGACGCCGTCTTTGGCCTCGAAGAGATCCGCAACGACATCCTGGCCCGCGTCGTCAACTGGCAACTGGCCAAGCGCCGCGCCGGTACGCACAAGGTTCAGACCCGTAACGAGAATTCTCGCACGGGTAAGAAGATGTACAAGCAGAAGGGCTCCGGCGGCGCTCGTCACGGTTCTCGCCGTGCGCCGCAATTCGTCGGCGGCTCTCGCGCTTTCGGTCCGGTCGTTCGTTCGCACGCCTTCGACCTGCAAAAGAAGGTCCGCGCTCTGGGTCTGCGTCATGCCCTGTCGTCAAAGGCGAAGGCCGGCGCGCTGATCGTCCTTGATCAGGCCACGCTCGACTCGGCCAAGACCGCCGCGCTTCGTGCCAAGTTCGAAACGCTGGGCCTGAAGAACGCTCTCATCATCGCGGGCCCGGAAGTTGACACCAACTTCGCGCTTGCTTCGCGCAACATCCCGAACATCGACGTCCTGCCGTCGGCTGGTCTGAACGTTTATGACGTTCTGCGCCGCCACACGCTGGTTCTGACGAAGTCGGCGGTGGAAGCGATCGAAGCCCGCTTCAAAGTGGAGGCCTAA
- a CDS encoding 50S ribosomal protein L23, which translates to MAATIRNYDVILAPHITEKSTLLSEQNKVVFKVSLDSSKDEIASAIEAIYGKKVLKVNTVVTKGKTKRFKGIMGRRNDVKKAIVTLEEGQSIDITTGL; encoded by the coding sequence ATGGCTGCTACTATCCGCAATTACGACGTCATCCTGGCGCCGCACATCACCGAAAAGTCCACGCTGCTTTCCGAGCAGAACAAGGTGGTCTTCAAGGTGTCGCTCGACTCCTCGAAGGATGAAATCGCCTCAGCCATCGAAGCCATCTATGGCAAGAAGGTTCTCAAGGTGAACACGGTTGTCACGAAGGGCAAGACCAAGCGCTTCAAGGGCATCATGGGCCGTCGCAACGATGTCAAGAAGGCAATTGTGACCCTCGAAGAGGGCCAATCCATCGACATCACGACCGGTCTGTAA